Within the Cotesia glomerata isolate CgM1 linkage group LG6, MPM_Cglom_v2.3, whole genome shotgun sequence genome, the region tattaacagttaataaattgtacttaataaattgcttattaactgttaataaatatttgttaactgttaacaaatatttatcaactgttaataaatatttattaaatcctataatgtcaaaaaatcatttattaacagttaataaagcttattaaatagaaacaaatccttctatcagcgtaaaaattgacttttatcaattttattggcAAAAATAAAGAAACCTAAATTGAAATggttaatttttggaataatgattataattaaatcatattgataaataatgaaataaataatagattataatataaaataaatagttatatgTGTTGATAATGACCCATTGCGATAAGAACCACTCACCGATGTTCAAACGAACATCGAAACTGAATTAAAAGTTTGTCACTTTAGTcttctatctatatatacgtAATATACATACTTAGGAGGCCTGATGTGAGTGACATAccataaaaatactttttttaattcattaattcttCCATTAGCAGGGTTAAAAACACGCGTATCTCGGTCTTTTGGACACTTTTGCCTACACAACTAAATCTTTGTCcattataatttacttttaatttttcattactgtcattagtttaaaattaagtacaaaaagttaatattactttttatGGGCAGTAAAAATACCTGCCATTGATTCATTGATCACTTTCTATCAGAgtcattaaattaacaaattaaaaataatttttaatctttggtaataattaataaatttttatggcttaacataaatttattaattttcttttattttaaaattacattaaaattaacacacttgataattttttaatttttctttaaaaataaactaaatctagaaaattatttttaaaaaattgcatttataatttttttgaacttctaaaatggcattttttaaataaatttttcttgctgttttagtttcattaattaaattagaacaaaaaaatattttttaaaagttgcacttacagtttttaaagttttttacaaatgaaaatttttgtaataattttttcaagaaaagaaatttctaaaaatttttaaatgtcggctaatttaatttttagacattgAAGTTTGCAGTCactagacaatttttttaattttttagaacaaaaaaatttatttcaaaaaattatttgtaaaaaattgcattttttattttttttaaatttctacatgtcaatttttttattaataatacttaCTAAAgatagccgacgtttttaattttttgatttttttcaataattaaattagaacaaaaaaatattttttaaaaattgcatttacagtttttaaaaaatgttctaaaaatttttagatatcgtaaattaatgaaaattaaattatcagatattttataattaaaaaaaatttttttaagaaataaatgatgtcaaaaaaaaaatgaaaaaaaataattgatatttagaaaattaaaaaaataaaaaatgcaattttttaggaataatttttcggagcagatttatttattaaaaaaaattaaaaaatggtcaagtgactgctaattttaatgtcatcgtaaattaccataatttatttgttaaaaaaattcttaaaattatcaaacatttgctataataatttaaataaaaaatttaccttaGTTTTACGTAGATCTTGAATCGGTGAAtgtataagaataattatgaacagcgaataataaatcaataatcaaCCAAATACTAACCACAAATGTTAATAAAAGAAGATTAAGAAACTAAATCAAAGTTCGCTGTCGTGACATGCTGTtttgttatgaaaaaaaaagttagccgacatcttgaaaattttagaattttttttttattaaaaaaattatgacaaaaaaatttttttaaaatttcatttataaaaaatttgaaaaattataagtgtaataaaaaaattttttttttagttttattttcatatataaagcaaaatcaaaaaactgaaagtgtcggctaactttattattactgttttgttaataatactaaaatcagCTGACATTTAACaagttttttggattttataaaaaatcaatttttaaaaagtttgcacttgtttttttttaatttctagatgtgaaattttttgaaatttaaatttttttatagaaatttagtggttataaaaatcaaaaaaattaaattatactgaagttagctaccagctgtcaattaaaaaaatttttattacaaatcaattaaaataaaaaaatgctttaaaaatttttttttcaattttgacatatgaaattttttaattgaattttttccataataatttaataatttaattgctataaaataaaaaaatttacagatgtcAGTTATGTTAGTGAAATTAGCCGACAGctgtcaaattttataatttttgtaacaattcaatttttgtaattaaaacttttttttttttaatttaacattaagaaatttataaaaactattagagtaattttttttttaatttttattataatttatttagttaaaaaaaaaatttctaaaaattgacagctgatgtcggctaacttcagttTTGTTTTATATGTCAGCTGACTTCAgaatgatttttattactttattttaattctaaacttcttatattttgataattgtctaactataaaattatacgaaagctatttttgtaaaaataaataaatttgcgaCAGTAAACATAATTAGTTGTTGCTCGGTAGCTAATGGCAGCCATAATGAATTCGCGTTTTTCATCCCGCGCGATTTCGGTCGTTATTTTTCGGAACTAACTCGCGCATGcgcaaaaatttaaaaataaattacgacgcagtttttactttttcagTTGCTGGCAAGATGGCGACCTTTTATAGTATAAGTCGactttctaaatttttatttgatcgACATGTCAGCTGATACgcgagataaaaaaaaattctatctgTCATacgtaatatatttttttatttactgtatTTACTGTTGTGATATTGTAATTGTATTTGTACAGTAACCTTAAAACTTATTATTGTTACAGAGATTGTTAACAATTGTACCATATGTAATTAGTCAGAAGTTCGATGagtaattagtaataataataattatttgagtaAAGTTTCaatgaaagtatttttttaagtaatttttttaaaaagtttgttaAATGTCGTGTCAAATAAAAGGTATTGCTTTGATAAATAATGTTAAGGAGGTCAGGCAATTGTTGTTTGAAAATTCTACATTAAgacgtaagtttttttttttttttaattaatagttaaaaaattttaaaaattaagtgtcacaaaaaaaaaataatttagcccaataaaaatttgaaacaattaattcttaatttttttgttgaaatttttagttgatCATGTTCCAAAAAATGAATTACCACTTCAAGATTCATTtatatcattatcatcatctgGAGATGTATTGGGTCTTGGATTacacaaaaatattataattttaacctgtaagtaaatttatttctaaaatttaggAATGATATTAGAATTAAGAGAcatttggtaatttttagaatttttttaacaaataaattatagcaaaaaaaaatttatttaaaaaaattctatctctagaagctctaaaaaattataaatgcaattttttaaaaataattttctagacttagtttattaaaaaaaaaaaattaagaaattgtaGAGTgtctgataatttataatactgaaatcataaaaaatttaacaaatttttaattaaggagatccaagtaccctcctagtgtaaagaacgtaaaaaaataatacgtactTTTgctatcttaaaattaatttttaaattaattaataacatttttgaggaaatttccgtaaaatttactcattaaataattattaatatttaattgactaataaaaaatatagcactctgaattatcggtatacacttgacaatatcgcaagagttccctaaccttaaaatttatttatgtttactgtctaactaaaatgactaagatcttctagcatttaaaaaaccgcggttacttatgcgcATGGataactgcgcaagcggtgttgccaagtcaaatacaagactttaaagaacgaAAGTTTCgagtgattttttataaaaaatataaaatatctccgtaatacgttcggaaagctacttttttattgttttaatcgaaagcttattattttttcaatcaaattcaatgaaaataaaattttttttaaatcgttaattgcatttaATTCTCAACCAAATACACGGCTAGTGGAATCTTCATTTatctacatgtaaaaattacaattttcaaacctaattatttgattaaatatcacGGAAACCTgctgtttttaatttttttttattaattattaggctatgtagattgaatttacaaatttggTCTCCTCAAGTGtcatattttgaaatatattctCTAcaagtcatttttaaatttgccgCGCTCGGTATTACAAGCCGCCATTTTGTAACGCGGGAATTGCAGCCACCATCTTGTCGAATACTGTTGATAATATCTTATTTTCATGATTTCTAATGAATTAGCCTTTTATAAAGCAATTttatgcaataaaaatttgaataattattttttaagtcggCTTTAATAAACAAGTGatagaaatagtatatttcttacctagggcaggaaaataagaaatgtctcagattacatgtaattgctcggacaaacatgtgatctgaggttttcttatttcctgcccgtggtgagaatactatttttctcctcgacggaagcagaaagcggcattttcatttagcgcagcgggcggaaaattgacgctttccgcccggaggggagaaaaaaaattttttgtcttaaatttaaaatgataattccactagttttaaaaatgtacTTCGTGTGGATCTCCTTGtcactttttaaaatatatcctCTAcaagtcatttttaaatttgccgCGCTCGGTATTACAAGCCTTCATTTTATGACGCGGGAATCGCAGTCGCCATTTTATTGAACACTGTTGAcaaactcttttttttttacaatttctaaTGAATTAGcctttttataaaacaattttatgtcatgaaaacttgaataatcattttttaagtcgattttaacaaacaagcgataaaagaatttttttcctcaaatttaaattgataattccactagttttaaaaatttaatttcgcaTGGGTTTCCTTaaattaaaaccaaaaaaaattgcatttgtaatttttcaaattttctcttttaacaaaaaaaaattctaaaatatcagaataaacaaaataactaatttttccaGCAAAATGGGACTTACAAGAGCCCGGCgagataaaaaacaaattccaCATATCATGGTCCGGAACTTTAGCCCCCGAGTCCTCAGAATACATAACCTCAATTCTCTGCTTACCCCTAATATCCCTCGGAAAGTCAAATAGCGGTCCCGACTGGACCTGCATCCTAGTAGGCTTTAGTTCCGGTTACCTCCGCTGTTACACCGAAACCGGTAGCCTTCTCCTCGAAGAGCAGCTCCACAACGAGCCAATCTTAAATCTAAAATGCCAATCATTAACTTCCCCCCGTCACACCGGAGATACTGGCCTCTCAGAAGAGATTCACATAATTTACGAGTCAGTAGTCTGTATCCTCCCCGGGTTTCCTTTCTTTTCCACCCTCCGAGCTTGTAGAAACCACTTAGCGCGTGTACAAGCGAACTATAGCAGCGACAAGGCGCCATCTAGCGGCCTAACTTTCAAAAAACTCGGTTTGAGAGACCAAGATGTCGCTAATGACTGTGAAGTAATCGGAACTACTTCCGTAAACACATTCGACCACTTAATGACCGCTTCAATTTGCGGAGGCTTTAACGCGTCGTACCGTTCCAGCGCTCCCCAGCATAATTTAGTAATGGCCACCGGAAAGCGACCTTACGTCGGGTTCCACTTTGCTCTAGAAGGTGGCACTGCTCCAGTCCTCTCAGATGTCGCAATTGCAATGGCAAGTTCCCTAGCAAACGCAATTGGCAAGATAGGAACCGCTGTTCCTTGGTTCCGCGCTTCTAAATCCTCCATAGACAAACCCAAGGTTCCAGGAACAGTTCAGGAACCAGCCGAGCCCATGACCTGTCGCTTCGGGCTCAGTGATATAATGCGCGAAGGCCATTCCTTGATAGTAAGCCCCAATAAGACCTTAAGTGTCATTTCCGACGCTATGGGTCGGgttattctaataaataaccGCAGAGGAATTGCTTTAAGGATGTGGAAAGGTTACAGAGACGCCCAGTGTGGCTGGATTGAAGTTACAGAGGACAAAAGGTCCAAAGGAACTAGCAAAAAACGCTCAGCTCTATTTTTAGTGATCTATGCACCCAAAAAGGGGATTATTGACATCTGGGGGGTCCAAACTGGTTCCAAAATTACAACTTTCACCGCGAGTAAAAATGGAAGGCTTCTTTATGTTAATTATGGACTTTTGGGCTTGAATGATATCGTTCCTTCTTTTCCTAACCGGCCATTTTATTCGTGCGTATTTTTAGACCCTCTAGGAGgctttaaagaaattttggtTCCGTTTCATTTTGCCTTAAGCAGCAAAAACGGAAAGCGAGCTCGTGATATccatctttttaaaaaacttaaaacgTTTTTAAGAGAAGAAGAGTTTGATGATGATAAATTAGTCCTAGAAGTTGGAAATATATGCAAAGATTTGAAAACTAATGAAATAAGACAGCAAATTTTGGAGAATTTGATTACTAGTAGACATATTATTCCTGATGTTTTGATAAAAGTCACCGAGATTTTTAATGAGGTGCTTGTTGAGCAGGAAATTGAATGCAATACTAAGTTTTTGGTGCAATTTTGTGATCAAATAAAACATGTGGttcttttttacaaatttttaaagtctGTTGACAAAAATCCTGATTTTAAGGAAGATTCTGAGGAAAGTTTGCCAAGTGTTCTTTTAACATCCGaaagagaaataaaaagaattctAAAGCTAGCTGAGAGTCTAGAAGAGCCAGAAAGAACTCGAGTGACTTTTAAAGGAGGATTTGTAGACTTTATTTCTGCATTTGAATTCGGAAGTCAGGTTACTTTAAAAAGGAACTTATCAGAGGATAAAAAGGAATTAATTTCggaattaatttatcaaaattgcTTGGACGGAGGCTCGATAGATGCTTGGAAGTCTGAAGCAGAGTCTAGCGGGCTTCAAGGGAAAGTTCTGATGGAACTAGCTTTAGTTTATTGGCTTTCAAAGCGCCCTCTGGATCTAGAGAGTCATTTAAAGAGGTTTACGAAGCTTGTTCAAGGAATTTGTGATAGAGAAGCTGAGGATATCTGTGTGGATTATAACGAAGAGTCTATCTGGTGGAAAGATACTAGAGAAATTCTGATGAATTCTACAAAGCTTCTTCAAGCATTGACTGCTGCTCTGGCTTGTAGAAGTGTTGCGATAAGTTTGTCGGCGAGTAGAGATAGGCAGGTTAAGGAAGAGGGAAATGATGAAGGTTGGGAAAATGTTAGCAAAGATGTGTGTCTTTTCACGCTTCTAATTGGGAATCTGGAAGATATTGTTATTCTCAATCTGACTCTTAAGAAGCCTAAGGTTGATTTGTCCACGCAGTTCTTGGCACTGCCGTTTGAAAAACAGGAGATTTCGCTGGGGAATGTTATTTCGAGAGGACAGGGCGCGATTTCGGAGATTGTTGCCAAGTGGTTGTCCGCTTCGGGGGTTGATCCTTCGGAGCTTATTGATAATACTGATGTGGAATTTAATCCAAGGGTTTCTTCAGAGCCGCAGGATAGTGAGGAGGGGAAAAAAGATGAACAAGATTCGGATTTAcaaggtaaaaaaattaaagaatttttattgaataaaacacaatgatagaaggatttgtttatatttaataaggtttattaacttaataagtgattttttaacatatgatttaataaatatttattaacatttaataaattatttattaaagacgatttaaatgttaataaatatttgttaacaaatattgattaacagttaataagtaatttattaagtacaatttattaactgttgataaatatttattaattgttaatgaatatttgttaactgttaacaaatatttatttaaaataaaaagcaaacatagcaattttcttttgacactttttataattctatagctggaatacatgataataattcaattcactaaataaattaacctttttaatatttaaaaatataaaagataattatgagctgcgatagaatttggtattttacaataaacgttattataatgtaatataattaatgcaaatgatttataaagatgatttttatttataagcaatcttgaTATATATCATTGCAAGCGAagcaaattcactcaacaaaatatttattaactgttaataaatatttgttaactattaataaatacttactaactattaataaatgtactttcctcccaaataaatatttattaaatgttaaaaaatatttattaaaatttaatcaattacgtaattgtcttcaaataaattaaattattaagagttaataaatccttctatcagtgtaagaACGGtagactataaaaaaataaaatattgaccAGGCAgcataatttgattttaaaaaatctaattttatatttagtataaaaatatctagttttaattatactttgaataaaaatttaggcatctatataaatatatccaGTAAAGAAAGTTTGGGTACAAATATCagaaatttggaaaaattaaaaacctcGCTGTGTTTGCTACATTTATgatcaatttatattaaattaaatacttattaataaataagtatttgtcaaaaaatttaacatccaagattaattatcaattatttttgttagaaaacgcatgttaataattgaaataatactCTGGTGAACAATTGGTGTTGTAAATTATCCAATGTACCTAATATTAGTATgtcttgaaaaattgatttaaatatgAGTACTGAAGATAATATTGTATCAGAATACAGAACAACTAACAACAATACTTCAATTATTAACATGTCAGTGAATAGATTAGCTAATGTCCAAACTattatagattttaaataaaaattatttacaagtctAGTAAGCATAATACTACTGGTCAGTATTTAGAACATACAAGGTCAATATTTAGTAAGTTATAGTCAATATTCGGAGCAATTGGCTGTAACGTTAATTATGacaattaaatgtttattattatgtattttataaacaaaagtattatagtttgtaagttaaaactataaaaaaagaaaaacactCGTTTCAGCTGATAAACTCtttcaagaaatttaaaaataatttatttatgtttattttatctaaactgGTCAATATTTAGAGCCTTTaccttataattataatttttagtgttagcaaaaaatttataatcctTTAGAatcagtgaaaaatttttaaaaaaataaatttgaagaatttatttaaaattgacttttttaataaaattttctataaaactttggatttaattaatatttttatttaattctttaaattaaatatgtaacatatttctttttaagatattaataaaaaattcaatttaattttttataaaaaatactactGGTCAATATTTGGAACATAGGCGGTCAATATTTAGAGCCTTTACTGCActtcttatttaataatttttttttaaacagtaaattgtacaaaatatttgaacTGTTCCAGTAATACAAGTATATTCCAGTATTACgataattatattagaaattttaatatattttttttcttgtagttTCAGAAACAGCACCAAAAGCAGATGCTAACTCTTTAGGAGAAATTCTCGACAAAATGGCGATGCTAAAGCGCCATTTTCCCTACAGCTTGACCAGTAGCGTCCTCTTGGCAAACTTAACCTGGCAGTATGTAATGTTTTGGAGCAAAGATGTCACTAGGCTCGATGTTCTAGAAGCGGCTTTGACTGTTTTGAGACAAATTCCCATGAAATCAATGCGTCAAGGCGTATGTTGCCTTTTATGGAatattcacttaaaaaaaagaatggaAGCTGCTggaaaattgattaataaactCGGAAAACTTCCTAAAGAAAGATTATGTACCCAAGATGTTGGATTATCTGATTTACAGACGACAATTTTCTTGGAGCACTGCGTCAGCTTCTTAGATATTTTCTTGGACGCCGAAGTCTTGGAAGAAGACAAGAATGCAGTAGTTAAGGCTGAAGAATTATGGGAAGGATACGCTGGACCTCAAGCGTTCTCTGCTTTAGCTATCAATCAAGTTCCTGGAAGCTACGATTTAATTTTGCTCCACTTGCAGCTGGGATATGTATTACATATGATTGCTTTTTTCGGGATTAAATCTTTGAAACCGATGACTAGTTTGTTTGAATCAGTGGTAagtatttgtttaatattttttatttattcaaattaattattaattattaattatttaatgttatcAGACTAGCAGATACTTCTTCCAAGACATCACAGACAAGTTTATCTTCACCTGGTACCACGATGACAAACGAGACGGTAACAGGTTAGACTTCCTTTGCCGTGTTATTACCGCGTCGATGGAATCGATTCACCAGAAGACTACAGAAGATGGTGTTGATTCAAGACAAGCTGTTTTGTGGATGAGCAAGTGTACTGTTTTAGCTTCTATGTGGAAAATTGATTGTGATAAATTGAGGATACATCAAACTTGCCAACTTTATGTCAATGGATTTGATCAATTAGCTGATGaggtattttaaatttttattaactgagTTTTACAAGTTAATACTGTTCCAAGAACTGATGACTGTTCCAAAAACCTATTACTGT harbors:
- the LOC123267473 gene encoding rab3 GTPase-activating protein non-catalytic subunit isoform X1; amino-acid sequence: MSCQIKGIALINNVKEVRQLLFENSTLRLDHVPKNELPLQDSFISLSSSGDVLGLGLHKNIIILTSKWDLQEPGEIKNKFHISWSGTLAPESSEYITSILCLPLISLGKSNSGPDWTCILVGFSSGYLRCYTETGSLLLEEQLHNEPILNLKCQSLTSPRHTGDTGLSEEIHIIYESVVCILPGFPFFSTLRACRNHLARVQANYSSDKAPSSGLTFKKLGLRDQDVANDCEVIGTTSVNTFDHLMTASICGGFNASYRSSAPQHNLVMATGKRPYVGFHFALEGGTAPVLSDVAIAMASSLANAIGKIGTAVPWFRASKSSIDKPKVPGTVQEPAEPMTCRFGLSDIMREGHSLIVSPNKTLSVISDAMGRVILINNRRGIALRMWKGYRDAQCGWIEVTEDKRSKGTSKKRSALFLVIYAPKKGIIDIWGVQTGSKITTFTASKNGRLLYVNYGLLGLNDIVPSFPNRPFYSCVFLDPLGGFKEILVPFHFALSSKNGKRARDIHLFKKLKTFLREEEFDDDKLVLEVGNICKDLKTNEIRQQILENLITSRHIIPDVLIKVTEIFNEVLVEQEIECNTKFLVQFCDQIKHVVLFYKFLKSVDKNPDFKEDSEESLPSVLLTSEREIKRILKLAESLEEPERTRVTFKGGFVDFISAFEFGSQVTLKRNLSEDKKELISELIYQNCLDGGSIDAWKSEAESSGLQGKVLMELALVYWLSKRPLDLESHLKRFTKLVQGICDREAEDICVDYNEESIWWKDTREILMNSTKLLQALTAALACRSVAISLSASRDRQVKEEGNDEGWENVSKDVCLFTLLIGNLEDIVILNLTLKKPKVDLSTQFLALPFEKQEISLGNVISRGQGAISEIVAKWLSASGVDPSELIDNTDVEFNPRVSSEPQDSEEGKKDEQDSDLQVSETAPKADANSLGEILDKMAMLKRHFPYSLTSSVLLANLTWQYVMFWSKDVTRLDVLEAALTVLRQIPMKSMRQGVCCLLWNIHLKKRMEAAGKLINKLGKLPKERLCTQDVGLSDLQTTIFLEHCVSFLDIFLDAEVLEEDKNAVVKAEELWEGYAGPQAFSALAINQVPGSYDLILLHLQLGYVLHMIAFFGIKSLKPMTSLFESVTSRYFFQDITDKFIFTWYHDDKRDGNRLDFLCRVITASMESIHQKTTEDGVDSRQAVLWMSKCTVLASMWKIDCDKLRIHQTCQLYVNGFDQLADEVLTAVNETETLAVNLLPIAGLRMMSFLSKSPDLLEEVSRISPALTQYLENLNLPGIVITNCSNENNIQLIKKVSQYLPDTHNDYHYAQLMLDATFIYRG
- the LOC123267473 gene encoding rab3 GTPase-activating protein non-catalytic subunit isoform X2; the encoded protein is MSCQIKGIALINNVKEVRQLLFENSTLRLDHVPKNELPLQDSFISLSSSGDVLGLGLHKNIIILTSKWDLQEPGEIKNKFHISWSGTLAPESSEYITSILCLPLISLGKSNSGPDWTCILVGFSSGYLRCYTETGSLLLEEQLHNEPILNLKCQSLTSPRHTGDTGLSEEIHIIYESVVCILPGFPFFSTLRACRNHLARVQANYSSDKAPSSGLTFKKLGLRDQDVANDCEVIGTTSVNTFDHLMTASICGGFNASYRSSAPQHNLVMATGKRPYVGFHFALEGGTAPVLSDVAIAMASSLANAIGKIGTAVPWFRASKSSIDKPKVPGTVQEPAEPMTCRFGLSDIMREGHSLIVSPNKTLSVISDAMGRVILINNRRGIALRMWKGYRDAQCGWIEVTEDKRSKGTSKKRSALFLVIYAPKKGIIDIWGVQTGSKITTFTASKNGRLLYVNYGLLGLNDIVPSFPNRPFYSCVFLDPLGGFKEILVPFHFALSSKNGKRARDIHLFKKLKTFLREEEFDDDKLVLEVGNICKDLKTNEIRQQILENLITSRHIIPDVLIKVTEIFNEVLVEQEIECNTKFLVQFCDQIKHVVLFYKFLKSVDKNPDFKEDSEESLPSVLLTSEREIKRILKLAESLEEPERTRVTFKGGFVDFISAFEFGSQVTLKRNLSEDKKELISELIYQNCLDGGSIDAWKSEAESSGLQGKVLMELALVYWLSKRPLDLESHLKRFTKLVQGICDREAEDICVDYNEESIWWKDTREILMNSTKLLQALTAALACRSVAISLSASRDRQVKEEGNDEGWENVSKDVCLFTLLIGNLEDIVILNLTLKKPKVDLSTQFLALPFEKQEISLGNVISRGQGAISEIVAKWLSASGVDPSELIDNTDVEFNPRVSSEPQDSEEGKKDEQDSDLQETAPKADANSLGEILDKMAMLKRHFPYSLTSSVLLANLTWQYVMFWSKDVTRLDVLEAALTVLRQIPMKSMRQGVCCLLWNIHLKKRMEAAGKLINKLGKLPKERLCTQDVGLSDLQTTIFLEHCVSFLDIFLDAEVLEEDKNAVVKAEELWEGYAGPQAFSALAINQVPGSYDLILLHLQLGYVLHMIAFFGIKSLKPMTSLFESVTSRYFFQDITDKFIFTWYHDDKRDGNRLDFLCRVITASMESIHQKTTEDGVDSRQAVLWMSKCTVLASMWKIDCDKLRIHQTCQLYVNGFDQLADEVLTAVNETETLAVNLLPIAGLRMMSFLSKSPDLLEEVSRISPALTQYLENLNLPGIVITNCSNENNIQLIKKVSQYLPDTHNDYHYAQLMLDATFIYRG